From Flavobacterium sp. 102, a single genomic window includes:
- a CDS encoding response regulator: MDKEYIHIILADDDEDDRLFFTDAFDELKINTKVNTFNDGVELMNYLNKPDAILPNVLFLDLNMPRKNGIECLDEIKMDEKFNDIAIAIFSTSSSEEHIEETFVRGANIYIKKPSDFATLKKVLSDVVTINWQYHTSGLNKDNFLLRM; the protein is encoded by the coding sequence ATGGATAAGGAATATATACACATCATTTTGGCGGATGACGATGAAGATGACAGGCTCTTTTTTACCGATGCGTTTGATGAATTAAAAATCAATACCAAAGTCAACACCTTTAATGATGGTGTTGAATTGATGAATTATCTTAACAAACCCGATGCTATTTTGCCCAATGTCCTATTTCTGGATTTAAACATGCCGAGAAAAAACGGTATCGAATGTCTTGATGAAATAAAAATGGACGAAAAGTTCAATGATATTGCCATTGCTATTTTTTCTACTTCTTCCTCTGAAGAACACATAGAAGAAACCTTTGTCAGAGGTGCAAATATTTATATCAAAAAGCCAAGTGATTTTGCTACGCTGAAAAAAGTACTGTCTGATGTTGTAACGATTAATTGGCAATACCATACATCGGGATTGAATAAAGATAATTTTTTATTACGCATGTAA
- a CDS encoding AraC family transcriptional regulator — MKIFIKFDFNAVCRRVLDDKLLKFGIKHRVLGFGEVEILEKTDTQKFTEFTEELKEYGIDIIENQKTILVQKMKDTIIEMIHSPELVNVKSSVYLAEKLSHSYGYLSNLFSDVTYTSIENYIIMQKIEYAKQLIVSAHLSLTEIAFKLNYSSVAHLSTQFKNVTGITPSAFQRIITKRREIANKK; from the coding sequence ATGAAAATCTTTATCAAATTTGACTTTAATGCTGTTTGTCGAAGAGTTTTAGACGATAAACTTCTTAAGTTTGGCATAAAACACCGAGTACTTGGCTTTGGTGAAGTTGAAATCTTGGAAAAAACCGATACTCAAAAGTTTACCGAGTTCACAGAAGAACTCAAAGAATACGGTATTGATATTATTGAAAATCAAAAAACAATTTTGGTTCAAAAAATGAAAGATACCATCATTGAGATGATTCATAGTCCGGAATTAGTAAATGTCAAAAGCTCTGTTTATCTTGCCGAAAAATTGAGTCACAGCTATGGCTATCTATCCAATTTGTTTTCAGATGTAACCTATACTTCAATAGAGAATTACATCATTATGCAAAAAATTGAATATGCCAAGCAGCTCATTGTGAGTGCCCATTTAAGTTTAACAGAAATTGCTTTTAAATTAAATTATTCGAGTGTTGCCCATTTGAGTACTCAATTTAAAAACGTCACTGGTATTACACCATCGGCTTTTCAAAGAATTATAACCAAGAGAAGAGAGATTGCTAACAAAAAATAA